The following proteins come from a genomic window of candidate division KSB1 bacterium:
- a CDS encoding fumarate reductase subunit D — protein MKRNIDPFWWGVFGAGGAISALVLPVLLFLNGLAIPLGWIDAPHYGDLLSFVKHPLPRLFLFGVISLSLFHWAHRFRFTLYDGLQVKHLNVLVATICYGSATLVTLLAGYTLWSF, from the coding sequence GTGAAAAGAAACATCGATCCTTTTTGGTGGGGAGTGTTTGGTGCAGGTGGCGCTATCTCCGCTCTCGTTTTACCGGTGCTGCTATTCCTGAACGGCCTTGCCATTCCACTAGGATGGATCGACGCTCCCCACTACGGGGACTTATTATCTTTCGTAAAACATCCTCTTCCTCGTTTATTTCTCTTTGGGGTTATTTCTCTTTCTCTTTTCCACTGGGCGCACCGTTTTCGGTTTACTCTTTACGACGGCTTACAGGTTAAGCATTTGAATGTGCTGGTAGCGACTATCTGTTACGGCAGCGCGACTCTTGTGACATTGCTAGCCGGGTATACCCTATGGAGTTTTTAG
- a CDS encoding succinate dehydrogenase/fumarate reductase iron-sulfur subunit, whose protein sequence is MATSITLEVYRYRPEEESEPVYQSYEVPCQKDWVILDALNHIKDTLDGTLSYRWSCRMGVCGSCGMMVNGVPELTCASFLEKYLPGPVRVEPLENFPVVRDLVIEMSDFMEKLKRVSPWIIREQEKPLSDGEYLQTPAELEDYMQFSMCINCMLCYAACPVYGLEPTFMGPAVIALAQRYNLDNRDQGNKQRMEVLSEDNGIFECTLVGECTVVCPKDVDPAGAIQRYKVDGAVDWWKSLLMPWGK, encoded by the coding sequence ATGGCAACCAGCATCACATTAGAAGTCTACCGTTACCGTCCGGAAGAAGAATCCGAGCCGGTCTACCAGAGCTACGAAGTGCCTTGTCAAAAAGATTGGGTAATCCTTGATGCCTTGAACCACATCAAAGACACGTTGGATGGAACCCTGTCGTACCGTTGGTCTTGCCGCATGGGGGTTTGTGGCAGTTGCGGGATGATGGTCAATGGCGTACCGGAACTCACCTGTGCGAGCTTTTTGGAAAAGTATCTGCCTGGGCCAGTTCGAGTAGAGCCCTTAGAGAATTTTCCCGTTGTTCGCGATCTAGTCATTGAGATGAGTGACTTTATGGAGAAGTTGAAACGAGTGAGCCCTTGGATCATCCGTGAACAGGAAAAACCCTTGTCTGATGGGGAATACTTACAAACGCCAGCGGAACTTGAGGACTACATGCAATTTAGCATGTGCATCAACTGTATGTTGTGCTATGCAGCCTGTCCTGTATATGGCCTGGAACCCACCTTTATGGGACCTGCGGTCATCGCTCTTGCACAGCGTTATAATTTGGACAACCGGGATCAAGGGAATAAACAGAGGATGGAAGTACTCTCTGAGGACAATGGTATCTTCGAGTGCACGTTGGTAGGGGAGTGTACCGTGGTGTGTCCCAAAGATGTCGATCCGGCGGGAGCAATTCAGCGCTACAAAGTGGATGGAGCCGTGGATTGGTGGAAATCTCTACTTATGCCCTGGGGAAAATAG